From a region of the Solanum stenotomum isolate F172 chromosome 2, ASM1918654v1, whole genome shotgun sequence genome:
- the LOC125855552 gene encoding probable alpha,alpha-trehalose-phosphate synthase [UDP-forming] 9, whose translation MASRSSANFFDLASGDILDIPQTPRALPRMMTVPGIISDGCRSNDGDSDSMSSACHERKIIVANMLPLHAQRDTTAEKWCFSLDEDSLLLQLKDGFSPETEVIYVGSLKVDVEPSEQEEVTQRLLEEFKCVPTFVPCEIQEMFYHGFCKQQLWPLFHYMLPMCPDHADRFDRQLWQAYVSANKIFADKVMEVVNPEDDYIWVQDYHLMVLPTFLRKRYHRVKLGFFLHSPFPSSEIYRTLPVRDEILKGLLNCDLIGFHTFDYARHFLSCCSRMLGLDYESKRGHIGLDYFGRTVYIKILPVGIHMGRLESVLNLSSTFAKAKEVQEQFKGKKVILGVDDMDIFKGISLKLLAFEHLLQQQEDLQGKLVLVQIVNPARSSGKDVQEAKRETYSTAERINQIYGTSNYEPVILIDRPVARYEKTAYYAVAECCIVNAVRDGMNLVPYKYIVCRQGSPGMDEAMGIKSDSPRTSMLVVSEFIGCSPSLSGAIRVNPWDIEAVAEALNVAITMSNSEKELRHEKHYRYVSSHDVAYWARSFMQDLERACQDHYSKRCWGIGLGLGFRVIALSPSFRKLSLDHIVSSYRRTQRRAIFLDYDGTVVPQSSMVKSPSAEVISLLNALSNEPKNTVYIVSGRGRTSLCEWLAPCERLGIAAEHGYFIRDCKTSEWDHLDSDLEWKEIAEPVMQLYTEATDGSFIESKESALVWHHYDADPDFGSCQAKELLDHLESVLANEPAVVKRGQHIVEVKPQGVTKGLVAAKVLSMMVESGKPPDFVMCIGDDRSDEDMFESILSTISSPSVTAAPDIFACTVGQKPSKAKYYLDDTADVLKLLGGLANASNPKPIDTAQFQLAFGSVI comes from the exons ATGGCATCAAGATCTAGTGCAAACTTTTTCGACTTGGCATCTGGGGACATACTGGATATACCTCAGACTCCTAGAGCACTTCCCCGTATGATGACTGTTCCTGGGATAATTTCTGATGGTTGTCGCAGCAATGATGGGGATTCAGATAGTATGTCATCTGCTTGTCACGAGCGAAAGATCATTGTTGCAAACATGCTGCCTTTGCATGCTCAAAGGGATACAACAGCTGAAAAGTGGTGCTTTAGTTTGGACGAGGATTCTCTTTTGTTACAACTGAAGGATGGGTTTTCACCTGAAACTGAGGTTATCTATGTGGGTTCTCTGAAGGTAGATGTGGAGCCCAGTGAACAGGAGGAAGTTACACAGCGACTACTTGAGGAGTTCAAGTGTGTGCCTACCTTTGTACCTTGTGAAATCCAGGAAATGTTTTATCATGGTTTCTGTAAGCAACAACTGTGGCCTCTTTTTCACTACATGCTCCCGATGTGCCCCGACCATGCAGATCGTTTTGACCGTCAGCTGTGGCAAGCTTATGTCTCAGCAAACAAGATCTTTGCTGATAAGGTTATGGAAGTGGTTAATCCCGAGGATGATTATATCTGGGTTCAAGATTACCACCTCATGGTTCTTCCAACATTCTTAAGAAAGCGGTACCATCGAGTGAAGCTTGGATTCTTTCTTCATAGCCCATTCCCATCATCAGAAATTTACCGAACTCTCCCAGTTAGGGATGAAATTCTAAAAGGATTATTAAACTGCGACCTGATTGGCTTTCATACTTTTGATTATGCACGGCATTTTCTGTCATGCTGTAGTAGAATGCTAGGTCTAGATTATGAATCTAAGCGAGGTCACATCGGACTTGATTATTTTGGTCGTACAGTTTACATTAAAATTCTTCCAGTAGGCATACATATGGGTCGACTTGAGTCTGTGTTGAATCTTTCTTCTACATTTGCTAAAGCTAAAGAAGTTCAAGAGCAGTTCAAAGGGAAGAAAGTCATTCTTGGTGTGGATGATATGGATATTTTTAAAGGTATTAGTTTGAAATTACTAGCTTTTGAACACCTACTACAGCAGCAAGAGGATTTGCAGGGTAAACTTGTTCTTGTCCAAATAGTAAATCCTGCTCGTAGCTCTGGAAAGGATGTTCAGGAAGCAAAGAGGGAGACATATTCGACTGCTGAGAGGATCAACCAAATTTATGGAACTTCTAATTATGAGCCTGTAATTTTGATAGATCGTCCTGTTGCTCGATATGAGAAGACCGCATACTATGCTGTTGCTGAATGTTGCATAGTCAATGCAGTGAGGGATGGGATGAACTTAGTGCCTTACAAGTATATTGTCTGTAGGCAAGGCTCTCCTGGTATGGACGAAGCTATGGGTATCAAATCTGATTCTCCTAGAACTAGTATGCTTGTTGTGTCTGAATTTATTGGTTGCTCACCATCGTTGAGTGGGGCAATTAGGGTAAATCCATGGGATATTGAAGCTGTGGCTGAGGCTTTAAATGTGGCCATTACAATGTCGAATTCTGAGAAAGAACTTCGTCATGAGAAGCACTACCGGTATGTGAGCTCTCACGATGTAGCTTATTGGGCTCGTAGTTTCATGCAGGATTTGGAGAGAGCATGCCAAGATCATTATAGTAAGCGTTGCTGGGGCATTGGCCTGGGCCTAGGTTTTAGAGTTATTGCACTTTCACCAAGCTTTAGAAAGTTGTCCTTAGATCACATTGTTTCCTCATACAGGAGGACTCAGAGAAGGGCTATATTTTTGGACTATGACGGTACTGTTGTACCTCAGTCATCTATGGTTAAATCTCCAAGTGCCGAAGTTATTTCTCTGTTGAATGCTCTAAGTAATGAACCTAAAAACACTGTGTATATTGTTAGTGGCAGAGGAAGGACTTCATTATGCGAGTGGCTTGCACCATGCGAAAGGCTGGGAATAGCTGCTGAACATGGGTACTTCATAAG GGATTGTAAAACTTCTGAATGGGATCATTTAGATTCTGATCTTGAATGGAAAGAAATTGCGGAACCTGTGATGCAACTTTACACAGAAGCAACTGATGGATCATTTATAGAATCTAAAGAGAGTGCATTGGTGTGGCACCATTATGATGCAGACCCTGACTTCGGCTCCTGTCAGGCAAAGGAATTGTTGGATCATTTGGAAAGTGTACTTGCAAATGAACCTGCAGTTGTTAAGAGGGGTCAACATATTGTTGAAGTCAAACCGCAA GGTGTTACCAAGGGATTAGTTGCAGCGAAAGTTCTCTCTATGATGGTTGAAAGTGGGAAACCACCTGATTTTGTGATGTGCATTGGAGATGACAGGTCGGATGAAGACATGTTTGAGAGCATATTAAGCACTATTTCCAGTCCGTCGGTCACTGCTGCCCCTGACATCTTTGCCTGCACTGTCGGGCAGAAGCCAAGCAAAGCCAAGTATTACCTCGATGATACCGCTGATGTTCTTAAACTTCTTGGAGGTCTTGCTAATGCTTCTAATCCAAAGCCAATAGATACTGCTCAATTCCAGCTCGCCTTTGGTTCTGTTATTTGA